A genomic stretch from Pelagicoccus sp. SDUM812003 includes:
- a CDS encoding glycosyl hydrolase family 28-related protein, with protein MRLSVAGILVVANCVAFASGDQIGAELPWVSYEAESMVTNGAIFGPNYQPHTIETESSAQRYVELQEAGDYVEFEATIEAQGVVLRFSLPDAPEGGGLESEVELHVNGRSVRDLSLSSRNSWLYGVYPFSNDPEKGKPRNAYDEMRVKGLDIKIGDTVRIQKSISDGVPCIVDIVDLEPVPAPLPKPDGAISVRAFGAKGDGVTDDTQALLDCLQEARSVGASVFVPEGDFKITRDIVLTDGDRIQGSGMWHTTFVGDKDLYSQADRRVRFKLTGENCQLADFAIVGELNYRNDQEANDGVIGSGCSDATIERIWIEHTKVGVWVYNGRGVAIEGCRFRNLLADGTNFCVGTTDSVVDNCSARGTGDDCYAIWPAAFDQGYVDDCVVPGNNVIRRSTGQLTFLANGASVYGGANNRVENCRFVDIGTGCGILISTTFPTSDPERGIDNNFSGTTLVEGNELLRCGGYDHGWAWRGSFQICMDRKRISGLAIRDMVIRDSISEGFTIVAPGAEKGEGTLSDTSLKSVRIFNSGIRVDGAADLFIRSDAQGDLIIRDSRIEDIENLSPSFSIQKSH; from the coding sequence ATGCGGCTTTCCGTTGCGGGTATCCTCGTCGTCGCGAATTGCGTAGCGTTTGCGAGCGGCGATCAAATAGGAGCTGAACTCCCATGGGTCAGTTATGAAGCTGAGTCGATGGTGACGAATGGGGCGATCTTCGGGCCGAACTATCAGCCGCATACGATCGAAACGGAATCTTCGGCTCAACGCTACGTCGAGTTGCAGGAAGCTGGCGACTATGTGGAGTTCGAGGCGACTATCGAAGCTCAAGGAGTCGTGCTGCGATTTAGCCTGCCGGACGCTCCAGAGGGAGGCGGACTCGAATCGGAGGTGGAGCTTCATGTTAACGGAAGGTCGGTTCGCGACCTATCGCTGAGCTCGCGGAATTCGTGGCTGTATGGTGTGTATCCGTTTTCTAATGATCCAGAGAAAGGCAAGCCGAGAAACGCTTACGATGAAATGCGTGTGAAGGGTCTGGATATCAAGATAGGCGATACCGTACGTATACAGAAATCGATTTCGGACGGAGTGCCCTGCATTGTCGATATTGTCGATTTGGAACCTGTTCCAGCCCCATTGCCCAAGCCAGATGGAGCAATCTCCGTGCGAGCGTTCGGGGCGAAAGGCGATGGCGTGACCGACGACACTCAGGCCTTGCTAGACTGTTTGCAAGAGGCCCGTAGCGTGGGAGCGAGCGTTTTTGTGCCTGAGGGAGATTTCAAGATCACGCGTGACATCGTGTTGACCGACGGAGATCGTATTCAAGGTTCAGGCATGTGGCACACGACCTTTGTCGGTGATAAAGATTTATACAGCCAAGCCGATCGGCGCGTGCGCTTCAAACTGACAGGTGAGAATTGTCAACTGGCGGATTTCGCGATTGTAGGAGAGCTCAACTACCGGAATGACCAGGAAGCGAATGACGGCGTTATCGGCTCAGGTTGCAGCGACGCGACGATTGAGCGTATTTGGATAGAGCATACGAAAGTCGGCGTCTGGGTCTATAATGGCAGGGGCGTTGCGATAGAAGGATGCCGATTCCGTAACCTATTGGCCGATGGTACGAACTTCTGCGTGGGAACCACGGATTCGGTTGTCGACAATTGCAGCGCTCGCGGCACGGGAGACGATTGCTACGCGATTTGGCCGGCGGCATTCGATCAGGGCTACGTGGATGACTGCGTGGTGCCGGGCAACAACGTGATTCGCCGCTCGACGGGGCAGCTAACATTTCTGGCTAACGGAGCCTCTGTTTACGGAGGAGCGAACAATCGAGTGGAAAACTGTCGATTCGTCGACATTGGTACCGGGTGTGGTATCTTGATTAGCACTACCTTTCCAACATCGGACCCGGAGCGCGGTATCGACAACAACTTTAGCGGAACCACGCTGGTGGAGGGTAACGAACTGTTGCGCTGTGGTGGATACGACCATGGCTGGGCTTGGCGGGGCTCCTTTCAGATCTGTATGGATCGAAAGCGTATCTCCGGCCTGGCGATTCGCGATATGGTGATCCGCGATAGTATCTCGGAAGGATTCACCATCGTCGCCCCTGGAGCGGAAAAGGGCGAAGGAACGCTATCGGACACGAGTCTGAAATCGGTACGCATTTTCAATTCTGGCATCAGG
- a CDS encoding glycosyl hydrolase family 65 protein: MKLWEINSSEIEGDAQSVMRLGTQYQISNGYMGYRGTLDEYRSEQQVGVTIAGLFDQVGDAWREPVNAPNGGYTSVEIDGSPVGVLTSEVASHRQRLDFHRAEFERETCFKLGTKRVTIRSKRFLSSVTPNLCVIRFSISCDQDAKVVVRTGIDGKIWDLNGPHLVDQVFSKNDDALLVNAWTQETGQQLTVAEALHCPFGKEVYEVEDQLNLRVIEWETQAGEVYSFDKYFAVVCEKDKLGESVPRTALAIAREACRQGYDRCLRDHQQEWAERWLRSDVVLEGDDDAQLALRYSILQLLMVAPVRGSGNSIPARALSGQVYKGAVFWDTEMFMYPFYLHTNPSVARDLLRYRIRTLEGARRKARSEGPGFRGAFYAWESQETGDDACSYFNVGDPVTGRELRTHFRDKQIHISGDVAIAFWRYFEHTGDDSLLLEGGAEVMLECARFYASYAYFKKDKNRYELLDVIGPDEYHERVNNNAFTNQVAKETFDIALKAVEHLRATYPEFLEELLSRLDIESELVEFAEVAKLLYVPRPDETTSLIEQFDGYWKLRDATLEEVKGQLVHPNEYWGAGQGVAVPTQIIKQADVVMMLTLFRDRYDAKVKEANWKYYEQRTEHGSSLSACAYALVALEFGECDFAYRYFLKTAKVDLEGNYKLYAGTIFIGGSHPAANGGAWMTAVFGFAGLQVTERGLSITPRLFKKWKRMQIPISYRGEQFVITITRREVIVSSSPKNRNTHRVLVAGREVTCSPGSSVLTEIQENALEGAC; the protein is encoded by the coding sequence ATGAAATTGTGGGAAATAAACTCTTCAGAGATCGAGGGCGACGCTCAGAGCGTGATGCGTCTCGGTACGCAATACCAGATTAGCAATGGATACATGGGGTATCGAGGCACGCTCGATGAATACCGTAGCGAACAGCAGGTGGGCGTGACCATCGCTGGGCTCTTCGACCAGGTGGGCGACGCTTGGAGAGAGCCTGTGAATGCTCCAAACGGTGGATACACGTCGGTGGAGATCGACGGCAGTCCAGTGGGCGTCTTGACAAGCGAAGTTGCTTCCCATCGCCAGAGGCTCGATTTCCATCGGGCGGAGTTCGAACGTGAAACGTGTTTCAAGCTTGGGACCAAACGGGTGACGATCCGATCCAAACGCTTCCTGAGTTCCGTGACGCCGAACCTGTGCGTCATTCGTTTTTCTATATCCTGCGATCAGGATGCGAAGGTTGTCGTTCGGACTGGAATCGACGGAAAGATCTGGGATTTGAATGGGCCGCATCTGGTTGATCAGGTGTTTTCCAAAAACGATGATGCCTTGCTGGTGAACGCCTGGACACAGGAGACCGGTCAGCAATTGACGGTGGCGGAAGCGCTGCATTGTCCGTTCGGAAAAGAAGTCTACGAGGTCGAAGATCAGCTTAATCTACGGGTGATCGAATGGGAAACTCAAGCCGGCGAGGTGTATTCGTTCGATAAGTACTTCGCGGTGGTATGCGAAAAGGACAAGCTTGGAGAAAGTGTGCCACGGACGGCTTTAGCGATCGCTCGAGAAGCATGTCGCCAGGGATATGATCGCTGCCTTCGAGATCATCAGCAGGAGTGGGCGGAGCGATGGCTTCGCAGCGATGTGGTGCTGGAAGGGGATGACGACGCTCAGCTCGCATTGAGGTATAGCATCTTGCAGCTGCTTATGGTGGCGCCGGTGCGGGGGAGCGGCAACTCAATCCCTGCTCGGGCGCTTTCGGGACAGGTTTACAAAGGGGCGGTGTTCTGGGATACGGAGATGTTCATGTATCCGTTTTACTTGCACACGAATCCGAGCGTGGCGAGGGATCTCTTGCGTTATCGGATTCGGACTTTGGAAGGAGCCCGACGAAAGGCGCGTTCCGAAGGGCCAGGCTTTCGAGGCGCCTTCTACGCCTGGGAGAGCCAGGAAACTGGGGACGACGCGTGCAGCTATTTCAACGTGGGCGATCCAGTGACCGGTCGGGAGCTGCGAACGCATTTTCGCGATAAGCAAATTCATATCAGCGGAGATGTGGCGATCGCTTTTTGGAGGTACTTTGAGCATACGGGCGATGATTCGCTGCTGCTAGAGGGAGGCGCCGAAGTGATGCTCGAGTGCGCTCGATTCTATGCGTCCTACGCCTATTTCAAGAAAGACAAGAATCGATACGAGCTCCTCGATGTGATCGGCCCTGACGAGTATCACGAACGCGTTAACAACAACGCGTTCACGAACCAGGTGGCAAAGGAGACTTTCGATATCGCGTTGAAAGCAGTCGAGCATCTCCGAGCGACGTATCCAGAATTCTTGGAAGAATTGCTTTCCCGTTTGGACATCGAAAGCGAGCTAGTGGAATTTGCTGAAGTGGCGAAGCTACTCTACGTGCCGCGGCCGGATGAAACGACCTCCTTGATCGAGCAGTTCGACGGATATTGGAAACTGCGTGACGCCACATTGGAGGAGGTTAAAGGTCAACTGGTCCATCCGAATGAATACTGGGGAGCAGGGCAAGGGGTTGCGGTGCCGACCCAGATAATCAAGCAGGCCGACGTGGTGATGATGTTGACCCTTTTCAGGGACCGATATGACGCCAAGGTGAAGGAAGCGAACTGGAAGTACTACGAGCAACGAACCGAGCACGGATCCAGTTTGAGCGCCTGCGCCTACGCTCTGGTGGCCCTCGAGTTTGGAGAATGCGATTTCGCCTATCGCTATTTTCTCAAGACCGCTAAGGTGGATCTGGAAGGGAACTACAAGCTCTATGCAGGCACGATCTTCATCGGCGGATCCCACCCTGCGGCGAACGGGGGAGCCTGGATGACTGCGGTGTTTGGATTCGCAGGTCTACAGGTCACGGAACGTGGTCTGTCGATAACGCCGAGGCTTTTCAAGAAATGGAAGAGGATGCAGATCCCGATCTCCTATCGAGGCGAACAGTTCGTGATAACGATCACCCGACGCGAAGTGATTGTCAGCTCCTCGCCTAAGAATCGGAACACGCATCGAGTGCTGGTGGCGGGACGAGAAGTGACTTGTAGCCCGGGTTCGAGCGTTTTGACGGAAATCCAGGAAAACGCTCTGGAGGGAGCGTGTTAG
- a CDS encoding MFS transporter, translating to MSKSAVLPQSAAPARRKPLLNFWQLWNMSFGYVGIQFGFALQNANVSRIFETLGAAIDDIPILWIAGPVTGLVVQPIVGYMSDKTWNRLGRRKPYFLIGALLASLGLLVMPNSPTLWFAAGMLWMLDASINITMEPMRAFVGDMLPDEQRTAGFAVQTFFIGASSVVGSLMPWLLTNVFNIANTAPEGVVPDSVKWSFSLGGIVYLATVLWTIFSVREYSPEEQEAFHGKDEENAASDDAIQLNQKLYTLVGSCLVAIGFVFSFLIEELSWDKGLFILSFGLSAYGGLQLLAAWRYRNGKKRGLVEMIYDFNNMPGPMRQLALAQMFTWFALFSFFIYSTAAVTSHHFGSSDPQSVAYNQGANWVGVLMSVYNGVAALVAFLLPVMAKRISRVKTHMVCLVLGGAGLASMYLFRDPKLLIISMIGLGIAWASLLTLPYAILSSVVPYRKMGIYMGLFNFFIVIPQILAAAVLGLLVRTLFGGQPIFALALGGASMVLAALLMLRVKDEKSQPSI from the coding sequence ATGTCTAAGTCCGCGGTCCTCCCTCAATCGGCGGCGCCTGCGAGACGCAAGCCGCTCCTGAACTTCTGGCAGCTCTGGAATATGAGCTTCGGCTATGTGGGCATCCAGTTCGGCTTCGCCTTGCAGAACGCCAACGTCAGTCGCATCTTCGAAACGCTCGGCGCGGCGATCGACGACATCCCCATTCTTTGGATTGCGGGACCGGTGACAGGTTTGGTCGTGCAACCAATTGTCGGATACATGTCGGATAAGACCTGGAACCGGCTCGGTCGCCGAAAACCGTATTTTCTCATCGGAGCGCTGCTCGCTTCGCTGGGACTGCTGGTCATGCCAAACTCGCCGACGCTCTGGTTCGCCGCAGGCATGCTTTGGATGTTGGACGCATCGATCAACATCACCATGGAGCCGATGAGGGCGTTCGTGGGCGACATGCTTCCAGACGAGCAGCGAACAGCAGGCTTCGCGGTGCAAACCTTTTTCATCGGAGCGAGCTCGGTGGTTGGCTCTCTCATGCCCTGGTTGCTGACCAATGTATTCAATATCGCGAACACCGCTCCCGAAGGAGTTGTTCCGGATTCGGTGAAATGGTCCTTCAGCCTCGGGGGGATCGTCTATCTAGCCACCGTTCTCTGGACGATCTTCTCGGTGAGGGAGTACTCGCCTGAAGAGCAGGAGGCCTTTCATGGGAAGGATGAGGAGAACGCTGCGAGTGACGATGCGATCCAGTTGAACCAGAAGCTTTACACTCTCGTGGGAAGCTGCCTGGTGGCAATTGGTTTTGTATTCAGTTTTTTGATCGAAGAGCTTTCGTGGGATAAGGGGCTCTTTATCTTGTCTTTCGGGCTCAGCGCTTATGGCGGGCTTCAGCTTCTAGCTGCGTGGCGCTACCGTAATGGCAAAAAGCGCGGACTGGTCGAGATGATTTATGACTTTAACAACATGCCCGGTCCCATGCGGCAGCTGGCATTGGCCCAGATGTTCACCTGGTTCGCTTTGTTCTCCTTTTTCATCTACTCGACCGCTGCCGTGACCAGCCACCACTTCGGCAGCAGCGATCCGCAGTCGGTAGCTTACAATCAGGGAGCCAATTGGGTCGGCGTGCTGATGTCGGTCTACAACGGGGTGGCTGCTCTCGTGGCATTTCTCCTTCCGGTGATGGCCAAGCGTATCAGCCGTGTGAAGACGCATATGGTTTGTCTCGTCTTGGGCGGAGCAGGTCTTGCGTCGATGTATCTCTTTCGCGATCCCAAGCTGCTGATCATATCCATGATTGGACTCGGTATCGCCTGGGCCAGTCTGCTGACGTTGCCGTATGCGATTCTCAGCAGTGTGGTGCCGTATCGCAAGATGGGGATCTATATGGGCCTGTTCAACTTCTTCATTGTGATTCCGCAAATACTGGCAGCTGCAGTCTTGGGATTGCTAGTGCGAACCCTGTTTGGCGGACAACCCATATTCGCTTTGGCGCTCGGTGGCGCGTCCATGGTGTTGGCAGCGTTGCTGATGCTGCGCGTCAAAGATGAAAAGTCTCAACCGAGCATCTAA